In Geobacter anodireducens, a genomic segment contains:
- a CDS encoding transcription-repair coupling factor: MTQTDTDLIKRLADRLTPPAARLTLAGLRGSSPAYLLARLIGETGAPFLVVAPDADAAAELTTELRFFTGRPDDILLFPAWDTSPFEKASPHADVTAQRLAALRRLADRRTAAVVTTPEALRQRVVPRSLLDSASLYFLPGEESDRDELLSRLVTLGYLNVPLVEDRGTFAVRGGIVDIFPPGFDLPVRIEFFGDFVDTIRSFEPLSQRSLQPLEELLLLPSRELLLTADTLQGAASRIKARCDDLEISPLVRRELLEQLQNGLYPAGVEWLLPLFHQNLETLLDYAGDAVRVLVDPAALEEEGERLSRELEEAAGRARERGELFPAPESLFLAPTDTAAALAAGRLATIPFLHLNEGDSPETIDIATETNADLKADISPDSEGVLRPLAARLTGWIEERQRVIVACHQRGQAQRLYELLAHYPVPLTVSDRPFPAERERDDGRVDIVIGEISRGFRLPEGRLVVIAEEEIFGRRQKRRGITELRKKQIMTSLAELKPGDHMVHLDHGVGIYRGLQHLSLSGCASDFLLLEYAGGDKLYLPVDRLSLVQRYVGAEGIEPRVDRLGGTSWEKAKGKARAAVQEMAEELLRIYAARQLHEGHRFSPPDDLYREFEAAFAYEETSDQLAAIEDVIADMTSNRPMDRLVCGDVGYGKTEVAMRGAFKAVMDGKQVAVLVPTTVLAQQHLETFRTRLGAYPVTIEMVSRFRTPREQKDILERVKKGTVDVIIGTHRLLQSDVTFKDLGLLIVDEEQRFGVTHKEKLKKYKAAVDILTLTATPIPRTLYMSLMGIRDLSIIDTPPVDRLAVKTFVARTSDELIREAVLRELRRGGQVFFVHNRVQSIGAWYEHLRRIVPEAKIAVGHGQMDEGELEKVMLGFMHGETNLLLCTTIIESGLDIPSANTLIVDRADTFGLAQLYQLRGRVGRSRQRAYAYLLIPGEGAISSDARERLRIIQELNELGAGFRLATHDLEIRGAGDLLGAKQSGNIAAVGFDLYTELLEEAVQKLRGEEPVERVEPEINLRVPAFIPEDYVREPNQRLVIYKKLTQAAAEEEVDEVMEELVDRFGTLPLAATYLLDVMKLRIMLKHFLVRMAEFDGKRLCLSFHEKTPVSPDTIIGLIKGNPTRYQFTPDFRLVAELADTSFEGVLAEARNLLKRLG; the protein is encoded by the coding sequence ATGACACAGACCGATACCGACCTCATCAAACGCCTCGCCGACCGCCTCACTCCCCCTGCCGCCCGGCTCACCCTTGCCGGGCTCAGGGGGTCGTCGCCAGCCTACCTGCTGGCCCGGCTCATCGGGGAGACCGGAGCCCCATTCCTCGTGGTCGCCCCGGATGCCGATGCCGCAGCCGAGCTCACTACTGAACTCCGGTTCTTCACGGGGAGACCCGACGACATCCTCCTGTTTCCCGCCTGGGACACCTCGCCCTTTGAAAAGGCATCGCCCCACGCCGACGTGACGGCCCAGCGTCTGGCAGCCCTGCGCCGGCTGGCGGACCGCAGGACCGCTGCCGTGGTAACCACGCCGGAGGCTCTGCGCCAGCGGGTAGTGCCGCGCTCTCTCCTGGACAGCGCCTCACTCTATTTCCTGCCCGGCGAAGAGAGCGACCGGGACGAGCTCCTGTCCCGGCTCGTGACCCTCGGCTACCTCAACGTGCCGCTGGTGGAGGACCGGGGGACCTTTGCCGTGCGGGGCGGCATCGTCGACATCTTCCCACCGGGCTTCGATCTGCCGGTGCGGATCGAATTCTTCGGCGACTTCGTCGATACCATCCGGAGCTTCGAGCCGCTCTCCCAGCGCTCCCTCCAGCCCCTGGAGGAACTGCTGCTGCTCCCGTCGCGGGAACTGCTCCTGACTGCCGATACCCTTCAGGGGGCGGCGTCCCGCATCAAGGCGCGCTGCGACGATCTGGAGATATCCCCCCTGGTCCGCCGCGAGCTGCTGGAACAGCTCCAAAACGGCCTCTACCCGGCCGGAGTCGAATGGCTCCTCCCCCTCTTTCACCAGAATCTGGAAACCCTGCTCGACTATGCCGGCGATGCCGTGCGGGTTCTGGTCGATCCGGCAGCCCTGGAAGAGGAGGGGGAACGGCTCTCGCGGGAGCTGGAAGAGGCCGCGGGCCGCGCCCGGGAGCGGGGCGAGCTCTTTCCCGCGCCGGAAAGCCTCTTCCTCGCCCCCACGGACACCGCGGCAGCCCTGGCTGCGGGGAGACTGGCAACCATCCCCTTCCTGCACCTGAACGAGGGTGACTCCCCGGAGACCATCGACATCGCCACCGAGACGAACGCCGACCTCAAGGCGGATATTTCGCCCGACAGCGAAGGGGTCCTGCGGCCGCTGGCCGCACGCCTCACCGGCTGGATCGAGGAGCGGCAGCGGGTGATCGTCGCCTGTCACCAGCGCGGCCAAGCCCAGCGGCTGTACGAGCTGCTGGCCCATTACCCGGTCCCCCTTACCGTCTCGGACCGCCCGTTCCCGGCGGAGCGGGAGCGGGACGACGGCAGGGTGGACATCGTTATCGGCGAAATCTCCCGCGGGTTCAGGCTGCCGGAAGGACGGCTCGTGGTCATCGCCGAAGAGGAGATCTTCGGCAGGCGCCAGAAACGGCGCGGCATCACCGAGTTGCGCAAGAAGCAGATCATGACCTCCCTGGCGGAGTTGAAGCCGGGCGATCACATGGTTCACCTGGACCACGGGGTCGGCATCTACCGTGGGCTCCAGCACCTTTCGCTCAGCGGCTGCGCCAGCGACTTCCTGCTGCTGGAGTACGCTGGCGGGGACAAGCTCTACCTGCCGGTGGACCGGCTCAGCCTGGTGCAGCGCTACGTGGGGGCCGAGGGGATCGAACCGCGGGTCGACCGGCTCGGCGGCACCTCCTGGGAAAAGGCCAAGGGCAAGGCCCGCGCGGCGGTCCAGGAGATGGCCGAGGAGCTCCTGCGGATCTACGCGGCCCGCCAGCTCCACGAGGGGCACCGGTTCTCCCCCCCCGACGATCTCTACCGGGAGTTCGAGGCCGCCTTCGCCTACGAGGAGACCTCCGACCAGCTTGCTGCCATCGAAGATGTCATCGCCGACATGACCAGCAACCGGCCCATGGACCGGCTGGTCTGCGGCGACGTGGGCTACGGCAAGACCGAAGTGGCCATGCGGGGGGCCTTCAAGGCGGTCATGGACGGCAAGCAGGTGGCGGTCCTGGTGCCGACCACGGTCCTGGCCCAGCAGCACCTGGAAACCTTCAGGACGCGCCTGGGCGCCTACCCGGTCACCATCGAGATGGTTTCCCGCTTCAGGACCCCCAGGGAGCAGAAGGACATCCTGGAGCGGGTGAAGAAGGGGACCGTGGACGTCATCATCGGCACCCACCGGCTCCTCCAGAGCGATGTGACGTTCAAGGATCTGGGGCTCCTCATCGTGGACGAGGAGCAGCGCTTCGGGGTCACCCACAAGGAGAAGCTGAAAAAGTACAAGGCAGCGGTGGACATCCTGACCCTCACCGCCACCCCCATCCCCCGCACCCTCTACATGTCGCTCATGGGCATCCGCGACCTCTCCATCATCGACACCCCGCCTGTGGACCGGCTGGCGGTTAAGACCTTCGTGGCCCGCACCTCCGACGAGCTCATCCGCGAAGCGGTCCTGCGGGAGCTCAGAAGGGGAGGGCAGGTCTTTTTCGTCCACAACCGGGTCCAGTCCATCGGGGCGTGGTACGAACATCTGCGCCGCATCGTGCCCGAGGCAAAGATCGCCGTGGGGCACGGCCAGATGGACGAGGGCGAGCTGGAGAAGGTGATGCTCGGCTTCATGCACGGGGAAACAAACCTTCTGCTCTGCACCACGATCATCGAGTCGGGCCTGGACATCCCCAGCGCCAACACCCTCATCGTGGACCGGGCGGACACCTTCGGCCTGGCCCAGCTCTACCAGTTGCGGGGGAGGGTAGGACGCTCCCGGCAGCGGGCCTACGCCTATCTCCTCATCCCCGGCGAAGGAGCCATCTCGTCCGATGCCCGGGAGCGGCTCCGGATCATCCAGGAGCTGAACGAGCTGGGGGCCGGCTTCCGCCTGGCCACCCACGACCTGGAGATCAGGGGCGCCGGCGATCTCCTGGGGGCCAAGCAGTCGGGCAACATTGCCGCCGTCGGCTTCGACCTCTACACGGAGCTCCTGGAAGAGGCGGTCCAGAAACTCAGGGGCGAGGAGCCGGTAGAGCGGGTGGAGCCGGAAATCAACCTGCGGGTGCCGGCCTTCATCCCCGAGGACTATGTGCGCGAGCCGAACCAGCGCCTCGTCATCTACAAGAAACTGACCCAGGCCGCGGCCGAAGAGGAGGTGGACGAGGTCATGGAGGAACTGGTGGACCGGTTCGGCACGCTGCCGCTGGCGGCCACCTACCTCCTGGACGTGATGAAGCTGCGGATCATGCTCAAGCACTTCCTGGTCCGGATGGCCGAGTTCGACGGTAAACGGCTCTGCCTCTCCTTCCACGAGAAGACCCCGGTTTCGCCCGACACCATTATCGGTCTCATTAAAGGAAACCCCACGCGGTATCAGTTCACCCCGGACTT
- a CDS encoding GntR family transcriptional regulator yields MNTMKGGGKIPLYESVADRVAQLIGEGTFRAGDRIPSVRALGRQFQVSLTTVMEAYTLLEDRGLIEARPQSGYYVRARFPGSTAEPEMTAPPLKPTTVGTAELSMMVMRDTRNPALVPLGAAIPNPELLPVDRLNRMLATESRKHAVASVSYDMPPGCERLRVQIARRMLAVGCALAPDQIVTTSGCIEAVVLSLRAICRPGDTVAVESPVYYNFLQAIDLMGLKALEIPTHPRTGISLDALRYALDHTPIRACLVVANFNNPLGSLMPDDHKRELVAMLAARRVPLIEDDIYGDLSFSPERPRAAKAFDEAGLVLYCTSVTKTVAPGYRVGWVAPGIFQKEIERLKAVTTIACSTPTELAVAEFLANGGYDHHLRRIRRTYARQMSLMAEAVGRAFPAGTRVTRPEGGFVLWVECPERVDSLVLYEQALTRGITIAPGPIFSATGKYRNCIRLNAAWWDDRVERAIHTLGELGAAMM; encoded by the coding sequence ATGAACACGATGAAAGGCGGAGGCAAAATACCCCTCTACGAATCCGTGGCCGACCGCGTAGCCCAGCTCATCGGCGAGGGAACGTTCCGGGCAGGGGACCGGATTCCGTCGGTGCGGGCCCTGGGGCGGCAGTTCCAGGTAAGTCTCACCACGGTGATGGAGGCCTACACGCTCCTCGAGGATCGGGGGCTCATCGAGGCCCGCCCCCAGTCGGGGTACTACGTGAGAGCCCGCTTCCCCGGCTCGACTGCCGAGCCGGAAATGACGGCGCCCCCCCTGAAACCCACGACGGTCGGCACGGCGGAACTTTCCATGATGGTGATGCGGGATACCCGCAACCCGGCCCTTGTCCCGCTGGGCGCCGCCATTCCCAATCCCGAGCTGCTGCCGGTGGACCGGCTCAACCGGATGCTCGCCACCGAGAGCCGGAAACATGCCGTGGCCAGCGTTTCCTACGACATGCCGCCCGGCTGCGAGCGGCTGCGGGTCCAGATCGCCCGGCGGATGCTGGCCGTGGGGTGCGCCCTGGCACCGGACCAGATCGTGACCACCTCCGGCTGCATCGAGGCGGTGGTCCTGTCGCTGCGGGCCATCTGCCGTCCCGGGGACACGGTGGCGGTGGAATCGCCAGTGTACTACAACTTCTTGCAGGCCATCGACCTGATGGGGCTCAAGGCCCTGGAGATCCCCACCCATCCCCGCACGGGGATCAGCCTCGACGCCCTGCGCTACGCCCTTGATCACACCCCGATCCGGGCCTGCCTGGTGGTCGCCAACTTCAACAACCCCCTGGGAAGTCTCATGCCCGACGACCACAAGCGCGAACTGGTGGCGATGCTGGCGGCCCGCCGGGTTCCCCTCATCGAGGACGATATCTACGGTGATCTGAGTTTCTCCCCGGAGCGCCCCCGGGCGGCCAAGGCCTTTGACGAGGCGGGGCTCGTCCTGTACTGCACATCGGTCACCAAGACCGTTGCGCCGGGCTACCGGGTCGGCTGGGTGGCGCCGGGGATCTTCCAGAAGGAGATCGAGCGGCTCAAGGCGGTGACCACCATCGCCTGCTCTACACCCACGGAGCTTGCCGTGGCGGAGTTTCTGGCCAACGGCGGCTATGATCACCACCTGCGGCGCATCCGCAGGACCTACGCCCGCCAGATGTCCCTCATGGCCGAGGCCGTGGGGCGAGCCTTCCCGGCCGGCACCCGCGTGACCCGGCCCGAAGGGGGGTTTGTCCTCTGGGTCGAATGCCCCGAGCGGGTCGACTCCCTGGTTCTCTACGAGCAGGCGCTCACCAGGGGTATCACCATTGCGCCGGGACCCATCTTCTCGGCCACCGGCAAGTACCGCAACTGCATCCGCCTGAACGCCGCCTGGTGGGACGATCGGGTGGAGCGGGCCATCCATACCCTTGGTGAACTGGGCGCCGCCATGATGTGA